One Segatella copri DNA segment encodes these proteins:
- a CDS encoding ParA family protein codes for MAKIIVFSNLKGGVGKSTLCCHFAHFLVAKNQKVAVLDADLSHNIYNLRQRELAKVKDAVKPWEVWTLDAAASTDAVIERAKTLPGYVLIDCPGTLNDPALLKVFQAADAAVIPFRYDDFMIDSTFTFTKVLMKEAPQAKKIYVPNIIKMGVRYALQESATEMFSKAGVVTFRVKDGVAIQRLSTLYAQDQYQEAATAGAFNAIYEVVR; via the coding sequence ATGGCAAAGATCATTGTATTTTCAAATCTGAAGGGTGGTGTAGGCAAGAGTACTTTGTGCTGTCACTTTGCCCACTTCCTAGTAGCAAAGAACCAGAAAGTTGCTGTGCTAGATGCAGACCTTTCCCACAACATCTATAACTTGCGCCAACGAGAACTGGCCAAAGTTAAAGATGCAGTTAAGCCTTGGGAGGTTTGGACTCTAGATGCAGCTGCGAGTACTGATGCCGTCATAGAACGAGCAAAGACGCTTCCAGGCTATGTCTTGATAGACTGTCCGGGAACACTAAACGACCCTGCTCTACTGAAGGTTTTTCAAGCTGCTGATGCAGCTGTTATTCCTTTTAGATACGATGATTTTATGATCGATTCTACATTCACCTTCACAAAAGTCTTGATGAAGGAAGCACCACAGGCGAAGAAAATCTATGTGCCAAACATCATCAAGATGGGTGTTAGGTATGCGCTCCAGGAGTCAGCTACGGAAATGTTCAGCAAAGCTGGCGTAGTTACATTCCGTGTAAAAGATGGTGTTGCAATTCAGCGATTATCTACGCTTTATGCACAAGATCAATATCAGGAAGCAGCAACGGCAGGTGCGTTTAATGCTATATATGAGGTAGTTAGATAA
- a CDS encoding DUF2493 domain-containing protein has product MSQAEVDAANKLIIDSITKYKVIVAGCRDFADYELLKEKCDFYLQNKKPENIVIVSGHASGADDLCERYAQERGLQLETFPANWKAHGRAAGPIRNAQMASVAHALIAFWDGKSRESKNMIDTATKRGLQVAVVRY; this is encoded by the coding sequence ATGAGTCAAGCAGAAGTAGATGCAGCTAACAAGCTGATAATAGATTCAATCACGAAATACAAAGTCATCGTTGCAGGATGTAGAGACTTTGCTGATTACGAACTGCTGAAGGAGAAGTGTGACTTCTATCTTCAGAATAAGAAACCGGAAAATATCGTGATCGTCTCCGGTCATGCCAGTGGTGCTGATGACCTGTGTGAACGCTATGCCCAGGAACGAGGCTTGCAGCTGGAGACGTTTCCTGCTAACTGGAAAGCCCATGGTAGGGCAGCCGGACCAATCCGTAACGCTCAAATGGCTAGCGTGGCTCACGCCCTCATAGCGTTTTGGGACGGTAAAAGTCGGGAATCAAAGAACATGATAGATACGGCTACCAAACGAGGCTTACAGGTGGCTGTGGTTAGATATTAA